Proteins co-encoded in one Gleimia hominis genomic window:
- a CDS encoding diacylglycerol/lipid kinase family protein has translation MSGETIGSSDELVAGPAVYSPDCGAYLIVNPRAGRQKLHSRVVQLQSHLARALNVDHVPVYFTHGAWDAPNIASDLIARSPRALIAVAAGDGTISEVAHALVGSRARLLALPYGSGNDLARSLYRGHAHRPHQIIDAIATGGLETYRVDTLRVRAPRYRLGRARQWRTNLDRYVINAVSIGLDSRVAAIANSIQRRWPALSNVSYFLGAAVAMVGRKPSAMQMGHSDPKGKWRNKARSYDLCAVCNASFYGGGFEPNRRGRLNDGIIDVYWSKPLKLEQIIRLVGRFKTGKPIDTRVLERYQGERFDFESLSNEPLVLTLDGEVAYVPKAYVQVVSHAVNVALPRVWGTPLGLRPGADDSISNARIPGVSNAD, from the coding sequence CGGTTCGTCCGATGAATTGGTGGCAGGTCCGGCAGTTTATTCGCCCGACTGCGGAGCGTACCTGATTGTTAATCCGCGGGCGGGACGGCAAAAGCTGCACAGCCGGGTGGTGCAGCTTCAAAGTCACCTTGCGCGGGCGCTTAACGTCGACCACGTGCCCGTGTATTTCACCCACGGAGCGTGGGATGCTCCCAATATCGCGAGTGATCTAATTGCCCGCTCGCCGCGCGCGTTGATCGCCGTGGCAGCTGGTGATGGAACTATCAGCGAGGTGGCGCACGCGCTGGTTGGTTCGCGCGCCCGGTTGTTGGCGCTACCGTATGGGTCCGGAAATGACCTAGCTCGATCCCTATACCGCGGGCATGCGCACCGTCCGCATCAAATTATTGACGCTATCGCCACCGGTGGCCTAGAGACCTACCGGGTGGATACCCTGCGGGTTCGTGCCCCTCGATACCGGCTAGGCCGAGCCCGGCAGTGGCGCACCAACTTGGACCGCTACGTTATTAACGCGGTTTCAATCGGCTTGGACTCGCGCGTAGCCGCGATCGCGAACAGCATTCAGCGGCGGTGGCCCGCGTTGTCGAATGTCAGCTATTTTCTTGGCGCAGCTGTAGCAATGGTGGGGCGCAAACCGTCGGCCATGCAAATGGGCCACAGTGACCCCAAGGGTAAATGGCGCAACAAAGCGCGGTCCTACGACTTGTGCGCAGTGTGTAACGCTTCTTTCTACGGCGGCGGGTTCGAACCAAATCGCAGGGGCCGGTTGAATGACGGGATTATCGACGTGTATTGGAGTAAACCGCTCAAACTAGAGCAGATTATCCGACTCGTCGGGCGGTTTAAGACGGGTAAGCCGATCGATACGCGCGTGCTGGAGCGCTACCAGGGGGAACGGTTCGACTTTGAATCTCTCAGTAACGAACCTCTCGTTCTCACGTTGGATGGCGAAGTGGCTTACGTGCCGAAAGCGTACGTGCAGGTTGTGTCGCACGCCGTTAACGTGGCCTTACCACGTGTTTGGGGCACCCCATTGGGACTGCGTCCCGGAGCGGATGATTCCATATCGAACGCGCGCATTCCGGGTGTTTCCAACGCTGATTAG
- the recA gene encoding recombinase RecA, producing MAATTDRNKALELALSQIDKQFGKGSVMRLGEDTHRRVEVIPTGSLALDIALGVGGLPRGRVIEVYGPESSGKTTVALHAVAQAQKQGGNAAFIDAEHALDPEYAKKLGVNTDDLLVSQPDTGEQALEIADMLIRSGGIDIIVIDSVAALVPKAEIEGEMGDSHVGLQARLMSQALRKITGALSGTGTTAIFINQLREKIGVFFGSPETTTGGKALKFYASVRIDVRRIETLKEQGNPVGNRTRAKIVKNKVAPPFKQAEFDILYGKGISREGSIIDMGVESGIVKKSGSWFTYGSDQLGQGKENVRNFLRDNPQLADEIENKILIELGIREDPNAVSVDAESDNKAEPETAGKKSARGKAKKNNAKVASDPAAEAGF from the coding sequence ATGGCCGCAACAACAGATCGTAATAAAGCACTAGAACTGGCTCTGAGCCAGATCGATAAACAGTTCGGTAAGGGTTCAGTAATGCGCCTGGGGGAAGACACCCACCGGCGAGTAGAAGTTATTCCCACCGGATCCCTTGCTCTCGACATTGCGCTCGGGGTGGGTGGGCTCCCGCGCGGACGTGTTATCGAGGTGTACGGTCCGGAATCGTCTGGTAAAACCACGGTAGCCTTGCACGCGGTGGCGCAGGCACAAAAACAGGGTGGTAACGCCGCATTCATCGATGCGGAACATGCATTAGACCCTGAATACGCGAAAAAACTTGGGGTTAACACCGATGACCTCCTCGTGTCCCAACCGGACACCGGTGAACAGGCACTTGAGATCGCGGATATGCTAATTCGCTCCGGCGGAATCGACATCATCGTCATTGACTCCGTTGCCGCACTGGTGCCGAAAGCAGAGATTGAAGGCGAAATGGGTGACTCCCACGTGGGTTTGCAAGCACGACTCATGTCGCAGGCGCTGCGGAAAATTACCGGCGCCCTTTCTGGAACCGGTACCACCGCGATTTTCATCAACCAGTTGCGTGAAAAGATCGGTGTTTTCTTCGGCAGCCCCGAAACCACGACGGGTGGTAAAGCCCTGAAGTTCTACGCTTCGGTCCGTATCGATGTGCGCCGGATCGAGACCCTCAAAGAGCAGGGGAACCCGGTGGGTAACCGCACGCGCGCGAAAATCGTTAAGAACAAAGTGGCTCCCCCGTTCAAACAAGCAGAGTTTGACATTCTCTACGGTAAAGGCATTTCTCGCGAAGGGTCGATTATCGACATGGGGGTTGAATCGGGCATTGTGAAGAAATCAGGATCCTGGTTCACCTACGGTTCTGACCAGCTGGGGCAAGGCAAAGAGAATGTCCGTAACTTTCTGCGCGACAACCCGCAGCTAGCGGACGAAATTGAAAATAAGATCCTGATTGAACTAGGTATCCGGGAAGACCCAAACGCGGTTTCAGTCGACGCCGAATCCGATAATAAAGCGGAACCCGAAACTGCGGGCAAGAAGTCCGCGCGCGGAAAAGCGAAGAAGAATAATGCTAAAGTCGCCTCCGATCCGGCGGCAGAGGCTGGTTTCTAG